The proteins below come from a single Rosa rugosa chromosome 2, drRosRugo1.1, whole genome shotgun sequence genomic window:
- the LOC133730533 gene encoding transcription factor TCP21-like, whose protein sequence is MGTNPSISTNASSSRNKVLGKASSEDNNTKVDRRGRRIRLPPICAARIFQLTRELGHKTDGQTIEWLLKQAEPSILAVTGNGVTPSNTLSTLASVNLQAEKVVSEDKNFVRKKCTKGGQPLPPPYDHYLKIITKNYGIEFSVNDVAIDVGIETQEEFKEKDGKQD, encoded by the coding sequence ATGGGAACAAATCCAAGTATCTCAACAAATGCCTCAAGTAGCAGAAATAAGGTCCTTGGCAAAGCTTCATCAGAAGACAACAATACAAAGGTTGATCGTCGTGGCCGTCGTATTCGCCTACCACCCATTTGTGCTGCTCGGATCTTTCAGCTTACTCGTGAGCTTGGTCACAAAACCGATGGCCAGACGATAGAGTGGCTCCTAAAACAAGCTGAACCATCTATTCTCGCTGTCACAGGTAACGGTGTCACTCCCAGTAACACTCTTTCGACTCTAGCTTCTGTGAATTTGCAGGCAGAAAAAGTCGTTAGTGAAGACAAAAATTTTGTGAGAAAGAAGTGCACTAAGGGTGGCCAACCGTTACCACCACCCTATGACCATTACCTGAAGATCATTACAAAAAACTATGGTATCGAATTTTCTGTCAATGACGTCGCAATAGATGTGGGGATCGAAACTCAGGAAGAGTTCAAGGAGAAAGATGGAAAACAAGATTAG